One genomic region from Stackebrandtia nassauensis DSM 44728 encodes:
- a CDS encoding alpha/beta fold hydrolase: MLLSAGTASTFMWEPQVEALAASRTVYVVDLEDALRDSAANMFVHKELATTELVAATTQPTLVVWGDQDTIMPPAQAARFAKLIPDAEAHMVDDCGHALTLDCPDETTALMKAFLS; this comes from the coding sequence GTGTTGTTGTCGGCCGGTACGGCGTCGACGTTCATGTGGGAGCCGCAGGTGGAGGCCTTGGCCGCGTCGCGCACCGTGTATGTCGTCGACCTTGAGGACGCGTTGCGCGACAGTGCCGCGAACATGTTCGTGCACAAGGAACTCGCCACTACCGAGCTGGTGGCGGCGACGACGCAACCGACGCTCGTCGTCTGGGGCGATCAGGACACGATTATGCCGCCGGCACAGGCGGCCCGGTTCGCGAAGTTGATCCCCGACGCCGAGGCCCACATGGTCGATGACTGTGGACACGCCCTCACCCTCGATTGCCCGGACGAGACCACCGCGCTCATGAAAGCCTTCCTGTCGTGA
- a CDS encoding RrF2 family transcriptional regulator, translating to MSEGVEWAIHSCLNLAWANRDAIPASRLAAYHELPPAYLNKQLQALCRAGILTSTTGPRGGFRLARPLDDISFMDVVTAIEGGDDAFACTEIRQRGPNGGPAENFPHTCAVSRTMRAAELTWRRELAQHTLADAKHQAEHDAPGLTARVRDWFGPS from the coding sequence ATGTCCGAAGGCGTCGAATGGGCCATCCACAGTTGCCTCAACCTCGCCTGGGCGAACCGCGACGCCATACCGGCCAGTCGACTGGCCGCCTACCACGAACTACCCCCGGCCTACCTCAACAAACAGCTACAGGCCCTGTGCCGGGCAGGAATCCTCACCTCGACCACCGGCCCACGCGGCGGCTTCCGGCTCGCCCGGCCACTGGACGACATCAGTTTCATGGACGTCGTGACCGCGATCGAAGGCGGCGACGATGCCTTCGCCTGCACCGAGATCCGGCAACGCGGCCCGAACGGCGGCCCGGCCGAGAACTTCCCGCACACCTGCGCCGTGTCGCGGACGATGCGAGCCGCCGAACTGACCTGGCGCCGCGAACTCGCCCAACACACCCTCGCCGACGCCAAACACCAGGCCGAACACGACGCCCCCGGCCTGACCGCACGCGTCCGCGACTGGTTCGGCCCCTCATGA
- the chvE gene encoding multiple monosaccharide ABC transporter substrate-binding protein: MNLNRRSLLTSAAGLSTLAVLAACGGAGSEKGTVGIAMPTKSSERWIADGDNMVAAFKKAGFDTDLQYAEDVIETQVSQIENMITKGVKALVIAPVDNTSLTGALQQAADAGIKVISYDRLIRETDNVDYYATFDNFKVGELQGGYIEEKLKLADGEGPYNIELFAGSADDNNTAYFFDGAMSKLKPYIKSKKLVVRSGQTDMDDVTTLRWNGETAQSRMENILNANYGDERVDAVLSPYDGISLGIIAALQSDGYGEGDKPLPVVTGQDAEIASVKSILAGEQTQTVYKDTRKLAKLAVEMTSAAIDGKKAKTNDTESYDNGKKVVPAYLLKPVSVDKDNVEEALVETKQYTKKQLGL, translated from the coding sequence GTGAACCTCAACCGAAGAAGCCTTCTGACCTCGGCCGCCGGTCTCAGCACCCTCGCCGTGCTGGCCGCGTGCGGCGGCGCCGGTTCCGAGAAGGGCACCGTCGGCATCGCCATGCCCACCAAGTCCTCCGAGCGCTGGATCGCCGACGGCGACAACATGGTGGCCGCCTTCAAGAAGGCCGGATTCGACACCGACCTGCAGTACGCCGAGGACGTCATCGAAACCCAGGTCTCCCAGATCGAGAACATGATCACCAAGGGCGTCAAGGCCTTGGTGATCGCCCCGGTCGACAACACCTCGCTCACCGGCGCGCTGCAACAGGCCGCCGACGCCGGTATCAAGGTCATCTCCTACGACCGGCTCATCCGCGAGACCGACAACGTCGACTACTACGCCACCTTCGACAACTTCAAGGTCGGCGAACTGCAAGGCGGCTACATCGAGGAGAAACTCAAACTCGCCGACGGCGAGGGCCCGTACAACATCGAACTGTTCGCCGGTTCGGCCGACGACAACAACACCGCCTACTTCTTCGACGGCGCCATGTCGAAACTCAAGCCGTACATCAAGTCCAAGAAGCTGGTCGTCCGCAGCGGACAGACCGACATGGACGACGTGACCACGCTGCGCTGGAACGGCGAGACCGCGCAGTCGCGAATGGAGAACATCCTCAACGCCAACTACGGCGACGAACGCGTCGACGCGGTCCTGTCGCCCTACGACGGCATCAGCCTGGGCATCATCGCCGCGCTGCAAAGCGACGGCTACGGCGAAGGAGACAAACCGCTGCCCGTGGTCACCGGCCAGGACGCCGAGATCGCGTCGGTCAAGTCGATCCTCGCTGGGGAACAGACCCAGACCGTCTACAAGGACACCCGCAAGCTGGCCAAGCTCGCCGTCGAGATGACCTCGGCGGCCATCGACGGCAAGAAGGCCAAGACCAACGACACCGAGTCCTACGACAACGGCAAGAAGGTCGTCCCGGCGTACCTGCTCAAACCGGTGTCGGTCGACAAGGACAACGTCGAGGAAGCCCTCGTCGAGACCAAGCAGTACACGAAGAAGCAGCTGGGGCTGTGA
- a CDS encoding LysE family translocator yields the protein MPIDVALLAAFTVTTLVAMITPGPDMLFVLGCGMRGGPRAGLLATAGVAVSEAVHVIVAAAGLAALFTAVPTAFTVVRFAGAAYLIYLGVQMIRNRRKGSDEMAVGGGMLGRRAFVSGLLTNLLNPKMVTFTIAFLPQFIDPSLGNVWAQFAILGTVLIVLEFIVDGTVGVLAGRIGGWLRRRQAAKRRIDTATGGIFIGLGIRLAVER from the coding sequence ATGCCCATCGATGTCGCCCTGCTGGCTGCCTTCACCGTGACCACGCTCGTCGCCATGATCACCCCCGGACCGGACATGTTGTTCGTCCTGGGCTGCGGGATGCGTGGCGGCCCGAGGGCCGGGTTGCTGGCCACCGCGGGTGTTGCCGTGAGCGAGGCGGTGCACGTCATCGTGGCCGCGGCGGGGTTGGCGGCTCTGTTCACGGCGGTGCCGACGGCTTTCACCGTGGTGCGTTTCGCCGGCGCGGCCTACCTGATCTACCTGGGCGTACAGATGATCCGCAACCGCCGCAAGGGATCGGATGAGATGGCGGTCGGCGGCGGGATGCTGGGTCGTCGGGCCTTCGTCAGCGGGCTGCTGACCAATCTCCTCAACCCGAAGATGGTCACCTTCACGATCGCGTTCCTGCCGCAGTTCATCGATCCGTCGTTGGGGAACGTGTGGGCCCAGTTCGCGATCCTGGGGACCGTCCTCATCGTGCTGGAGTTCATCGTGGACGGTACGGTCGGGGTGCTGGCCGGGCGGATCGGCGGTTGGCTGCGGCGTCGGCAGGCGGCGAAGCGGCGCATCGACACCGCCACCGGCGGTATCTTCATCGGGCTCGGTATCCGGCTGGCCGTGGAGCGCTGA
- a CDS encoding L-fucose/L-arabinose isomerase family protein, which produces MQDLYDHMIPGITERQGRYAADIAHRLSEHADFEVAPPVKDRADAESAMRRFADSDLDGVLVTMLTYGPAMRVARLFNENRMPVCLANIQPEAAVTPAWDMADMTYNQGIHGAQDTANAMVRAGRRFAVITEDWRSADFAVRFDRWARAASAVTAWRSLKIGVFGYAMNDMGDIRVDENALLRTLGPEISAIAPGELWRGMRAVTDEAIAALRAFEDERFEIDPKLSDEERDDHARMQLAIESILVDGGYAAYSTHFDAIGEDGRFDRLPLAAASSLMAAGYGYGAEGDAMAAAMVHAGHQLIGDGHFTEMYAMDFPSESILMSHMGEGNWRIARDDEPVRLIKRPLGIGKLADPPTFLFRYQPGPATLASLVSLGGNRFRLVVSEGEVLDGQVLPALEMPYGQFAPTSGLRACMDGWLRAGGTHHQVMNLGHRSRDWEAFAELADIDIVHV; this is translated from the coding sequence ATGCAGGACCTGTACGACCACATGATTCCCGGCATCACCGAGCGGCAGGGCCGTTACGCCGCCGACATCGCGCACCGGCTGTCCGAGCACGCCGACTTCGAGGTGGCGCCGCCGGTCAAGGACCGCGCCGACGCCGAGTCGGCGATGCGCCGCTTCGCCGACTCCGATCTGGACGGTGTGCTGGTGACCATGCTGACCTACGGCCCCGCGATGCGGGTGGCCCGGCTGTTCAACGAGAACCGGATGCCGGTGTGCCTGGCCAACATCCAGCCCGAAGCCGCCGTCACACCCGCCTGGGACATGGCCGACATGACCTACAACCAGGGCATCCACGGCGCCCAGGACACCGCCAACGCGATGGTGCGGGCCGGACGCCGCTTCGCGGTCATCACCGAGGACTGGCGCTCGGCGGACTTCGCCGTCCGGTTCGACCGCTGGGCGCGGGCGGCCAGCGCCGTCACCGCCTGGCGGTCGCTGAAGATCGGCGTGTTCGGGTACGCGATGAACGACATGGGCGACATCCGCGTCGACGAGAACGCGCTGCTGCGCACCCTCGGCCCCGAGATCAGCGCCATCGCGCCGGGCGAACTGTGGCGGGGCATGCGAGCCGTGACCGACGAGGCCATTGCCGCGTTGCGGGCCTTCGAGGACGAGCGCTTCGAGATCGACCCGAAACTGTCCGATGAGGAACGCGACGACCACGCCCGGATGCAGCTGGCCATCGAGTCGATCCTCGTCGACGGCGGGTACGCCGCCTACTCGACCCACTTCGACGCCATCGGTGAGGACGGCCGCTTCGACCGGCTGCCGCTGGCCGCCGCGTCCAGTCTCATGGCCGCCGGATACGGCTACGGTGCCGAGGGCGACGCGATGGCCGCCGCCATGGTCCACGCCGGACACCAGCTCATCGGCGACGGCCACTTCACCGAGATGTACGCCATGGACTTCCCGTCGGAGTCGATCCTGATGAGCCACATGGGGGAGGGCAACTGGCGCATCGCCCGCGACGACGAACCGGTCCGGCTGATCAAACGACCGCTGGGCATCGGCAAACTCGCCGACCCGCCGACCTTCCTGTTCCGCTACCAACCCGGGCCGGCCACCCTGGCCAGCCTGGTGTCGCTGGGCGGCAACCGGTTCCGGCTCGTCGTGTCCGAAGGGGAAGTCCTCGACGGCCAGGTGCTCCCGGCCCTGGAGATGCCCTACGGCCAGTTCGCGCCGACCAGCGGACTGCGCGCCTGCATGGACGGCTGGCTGCGCGCCGGGGGCACCCACCACCAGGTGATGAACCTGGGCCATCGCTCCCGCGACTGGGAGGCGTTCGCCGAACTCGCCGACATCGACATCGTCCACGTCTAG
- the mmsB gene encoding multiple monosaccharide ABC transporter permease, which yields MSKLDEPDTVEAPVLATPSVWSAIRESLRGNLRQYGMIVALVLIALLFQAMTYQYNGGILTPVNITNLIMQNGHILILAIGMMLVIINGHIDLSVGSVAAFVGAVTGVLIVQWQLPWPLVVVVALVLGGLIGAWQGFWIAYMRIPAFIVTLGGMLLFRGLAQRVLDGQTVAGFPDGFLQLARGYLPGGEGLHVPTVALGLLAAGVVVWLEWRGQQQRVAYGLPTGPSVLFWLRVAALAVVINAFCVTLALHRGLPVLGLILIALIVVYSFVMNKAVVGRQIYAVGGNEKAALLSGVKTKRNTFWVFVNMGALAALAGVIFMARLTSVSPKAGVNFELDAIAAAFVGGASASGGIGTVVGAIVGALVMGVMNMGMSILGLSPDWQQAIKGVVLLLAVAFDVYNKKRVKS from the coding sequence ATGAGCAAACTGGACGAACCCGACACCGTCGAGGCACCGGTGCTCGCCACCCCGAGCGTGTGGTCGGCGATCCGGGAATCGTTGCGCGGCAACCTGCGCCAGTACGGGATGATCGTCGCGCTGGTGCTGATCGCGCTGCTGTTCCAGGCGATGACCTACCAGTACAACGGCGGCATCCTGACCCCGGTCAACATCACCAACCTGATCATGCAGAACGGCCACATCCTGATCCTCGCGATCGGGATGATGCTGGTCATCATCAACGGCCACATCGACCTGTCGGTCGGTTCGGTGGCCGCCTTCGTCGGCGCCGTCACCGGTGTCCTCATCGTGCAGTGGCAGCTGCCGTGGCCGCTGGTCGTGGTCGTCGCGCTGGTACTCGGAGGTCTTATCGGCGCCTGGCAGGGCTTCTGGATCGCCTACATGCGCATCCCGGCGTTCATCGTGACCCTCGGCGGCATGCTGCTGTTCCGGGGACTGGCACAGCGAGTGCTGGACGGCCAGACCGTCGCCGGATTCCCCGACGGCTTCCTGCAACTGGCCCGCGGCTACCTGCCCGGCGGCGAGGGCCTGCACGTGCCGACCGTCGCGCTCGGCCTCCTCGCCGCCGGTGTGGTGGTGTGGCTGGAATGGCGCGGCCAGCAGCAGCGGGTCGCCTATGGACTCCCCACCGGACCCAGCGTGCTGTTCTGGCTGCGGGTGGCCGCGCTGGCCGTCGTCATCAACGCCTTCTGCGTGACACTGGCGCTCCACAGGGGACTGCCGGTGCTGGGTCTGATCCTCATCGCGTTGATCGTCGTCTACTCGTTCGTGATGAACAAGGCCGTCGTGGGACGCCAGATCTACGCCGTGGGCGGCAACGAGAAGGCCGCGCTGCTGTCGGGTGTCAAGACCAAACGCAACACCTTCTGGGTGTTCGTCAACATGGGCGCCCTGGCCGCGCTGGCCGGGGTCATCTTCATGGCGCGACTGACCTCGGTGTCGCCCAAGGCCGGGGTGAACTTCGAACTGGACGCCATCGCGGCGGCCTTCGTCGGCGGGGCCTCGGCTTCGGGCGGCATCGGCACCGTCGTGGGCGCCATCGTCGGCGCGCTGGTCATGGGTGTCATGAACATGGGCATGTCCATCCTGGGGCTGAGCCCGGACTGGCAGCAGGCCATCAAGGGCGTGGTGCTGCTGCTGGCCGTCGCCTTCGACGTCTACAACAAGAAGCGGGTGAAGTCCTGA
- a CDS encoding RidA family protein has protein sequence MSRTIINPSDLHDPTAFGYSHVNTTEGSPLVFIAGQYDSGDQGTPTSSDFNTQARRAFDNLGKALRAAGLDYDNVVKLGTFIVDHDADKLTTVGKLVHEHWGDRPPAQTLNGVARLALPEMLFEVDAIAIRF, from the coding sequence ATGTCCCGCACCATCATCAACCCGTCCGACCTGCACGACCCCACGGCCTTCGGCTACAGCCACGTCAACACCACCGAAGGCAGCCCCCTGGTCTTCATCGCCGGACAGTACGACTCCGGCGACCAGGGAACGCCCACATCGTCCGATTTCAACACCCAGGCGCGACGGGCCTTCGACAACCTGGGCAAAGCACTGCGCGCCGCCGGTCTCGACTACGACAACGTCGTCAAACTCGGCACCTTCATCGTCGACCACGACGCCGACAAGCTCACCACCGTCGGCAAACTCGTCCACGAGCACTGGGGCGACCGGCCCCCGGCCCAGACCCTCAACGGCGTCGCCCGACTGGCACTGCCGGAGATGCTGTTCGAAGTGGACGCCATCGCGATCCGCTTCTGA
- a CDS encoding LacI family DNA-binding transcriptional regulator, which produces MTTASPAGKRPAVMTDVARLAGVSHQTVSRVLHDSSQVRPETRERVLRAIEELDYRPNAMARGLVSRRSTMIGVITFDTILFGPASTLLGIERAARAKGYGVSIATLEKLDRSSVVEAANTLANQGVSGIVIIAPQTAVSSALHSMPRNLTAVAVECGPDSGLPAVSVDQVGGAAQATAHLLELGHKTVWHVSGPGDWLEARDRIEGWRSILERHGAVEPPVITGDWSARSGYAAGAMLAAQPDVTAVFAANDQMALGMLRAFYEKGLRVPDDVSVVGFDDIPEAPFLSPPLTTIRQDFDEMGRTAIATLLAILDGDSDPRPEPIASTLVVRESTGAPKR; this is translated from the coding sequence GTGACGACAGCTTCGCCCGCCGGTAAACGGCCCGCGGTCATGACCGACGTGGCCCGGCTCGCGGGCGTGTCCCACCAGACCGTCTCGCGGGTGCTGCACGACAGTTCGCAGGTGCGGCCCGAGACCCGGGAGCGGGTGCTGCGCGCCATCGAGGAGCTCGACTACCGGCCCAACGCGATGGCGCGCGGGCTGGTCAGCCGACGGTCCACGATGATCGGCGTCATCACCTTCGACACCATCCTGTTCGGACCGGCCTCGACGCTGCTGGGCATCGAACGCGCCGCCCGCGCCAAGGGGTACGGCGTCAGCATCGCCACGCTGGAGAAACTGGATCGCTCCAGTGTGGTGGAGGCGGCGAACACGCTGGCGAACCAGGGGGTCAGCGGCATCGTCATCATCGCACCGCAGACCGCGGTCAGCTCGGCGCTGCACAGCATGCCCAGGAACCTGACGGCGGTGGCCGTGGAGTGTGGACCCGACAGCGGCCTGCCCGCGGTGTCGGTGGACCAGGTCGGTGGCGCCGCCCAGGCCACAGCTCACCTGCTCGAACTGGGGCACAAGACCGTGTGGCACGTGTCCGGCCCCGGCGACTGGCTGGAGGCCCGCGACCGCATCGAGGGCTGGCGTTCGATCCTGGAGCGGCACGGCGCCGTGGAGCCGCCGGTCATCACCGGCGACTGGAGCGCCCGGTCCGGGTACGCGGCGGGTGCGATGCTGGCGGCACAGCCCGACGTCACCGCCGTGTTCGCCGCCAACGACCAGATGGCGCTGGGCATGCTGCGGGCCTTCTACGAGAAGGGACTGCGGGTCCCCGACGACGTCAGCGTGGTCGGCTTCGACGACATCCCCGAGGCCCCGTTCCTGTCGCCGCCGCTGACGACGATCCGGCAGGACTTCGACGAGATGGGGCGCACCGCGATCGCGACCCTGCTGGCGATTCTGGACGGTGACAGCGACCCGCGTCCGGAGCCGATCGCCTCGACGCTCGTGGTGCGCGAGAGCACCGGCGCGCCGAAACGATAG
- the mmsA gene encoding multiple monosaccharide ABC transporter ATP-binding protein codes for MTRNILRMRGIGKEFPGVRALDDVNLDVRRGEIHALVGENGAGKSTLMKVLSGVYRYGEYTGEILLDDKPARFKDIRGSEAAGIVIIHQELALIPQLSIAENIFLGNERSHTGIVDWRATNLAAQELMATVGLRADPQALVSGIGVGKQQLVEIAKALSKNVRLLILDEPTAALNETDSANLLRLLERLREQGITCILISHKLGEVLSVADSITILRDGKTIETLDVGTDEVDEDRIIKAMVGRDLEHRFPPRRPDIGEVLFEIRDWNVFHPEHGDRKLVHDANLRFRRGEIVGLAGLMGAGRTELAMSVYGRSYGDRISGEVRKHGRPIRVHTVAEAIRNGIAYVTEDRKQYGLLLEEDIRRNITLADLRQVSKRSIIDVHKEVIEVERLRDRLRIKTPTISQKARNLSGGNQQKVVLGKAVFSRPELLILDEPTRGIDVGAKYEIYTIIHQLAAEGKAVLVISSELPELLGLCDRVYAMNQGRITGELPREAATQEEVMRLMTNSPATAKAVEK; via the coding sequence ATGACGCGGAACATCCTGCGAATGCGGGGAATCGGCAAGGAATTCCCCGGCGTCCGCGCCCTCGACGACGTCAACCTGGACGTCAGGCGCGGCGAGATCCACGCCCTCGTCGGCGAGAACGGCGCCGGGAAGTCCACTTTGATGAAGGTCCTCAGCGGCGTCTACCGGTACGGCGAGTACACCGGTGAGATCCTCCTGGACGACAAACCGGCGCGGTTCAAGGACATCCGTGGTTCCGAGGCCGCCGGGATCGTCATCATCCACCAGGAACTGGCGCTGATTCCGCAACTGTCCATCGCCGAGAACATCTTCCTGGGCAACGAACGGTCCCACACCGGAATCGTCGACTGGCGCGCCACCAACCTCGCCGCCCAGGAGCTCATGGCCACGGTGGGGCTTCGGGCCGACCCGCAGGCACTGGTGTCGGGCATCGGCGTCGGCAAGCAGCAACTGGTCGAGATCGCCAAGGCGCTGTCGAAGAACGTGCGGCTGCTGATCCTCGACGAACCCACCGCCGCCCTCAACGAGACCGACAGCGCCAACCTGCTGCGGCTGCTGGAACGCCTGCGGGAACAGGGAATCACCTGCATCCTCATCTCGCACAAGCTCGGCGAGGTGCTGTCGGTGGCCGACTCGATCACGATCCTGCGCGACGGGAAGACGATCGAGACCCTCGACGTCGGCACCGACGAGGTCGACGAGGACCGCATCATCAAGGCGATGGTGGGCCGGGACCTGGAACACCGGTTCCCGCCCCGGCGCCCCGACATCGGCGAGGTGCTGTTCGAGATCCGGGACTGGAACGTGTTCCACCCCGAACACGGTGACCGCAAACTGGTACACGACGCGAACCTGCGGTTCCGGCGCGGCGAGATCGTCGGCCTGGCCGGGCTGATGGGCGCCGGACGCACCGAACTGGCGATGAGTGTCTACGGACGCTCGTACGGCGACAGGATCTCCGGCGAGGTCCGCAAGCACGGCAGACCGATCCGGGTCCACACCGTCGCCGAGGCCATCCGCAACGGCATCGCCTACGTCACCGAGGACCGCAAGCAGTACGGCCTGCTGCTGGAGGAGGACATCCGCCGCAACATCACCCTCGCCGACCTGCGGCAGGTCTCCAAACGCTCCATCATCGACGTCCACAAGGAAGTCATCGAGGTGGAACGGCTGCGCGATCGACTGCGCATCAAGACACCCACCATCTCCCAGAAGGCCAGGAACCTGTCGGGAGGCAACCAGCAGAAGGTCGTCCTCGGCAAGGCGGTGTTCTCCCGCCCCGAACTGCTGATCCTGGACGAACCGACGCGCGGCATCGACGTCGGCGCCAAGTACGAGATCTACACGATCATCCACCAGCTCGCCGCCGAGGGGAAGGCCGTGCTGGTCATCTCCTCGGAACTGCCGGAACTACTGGGACTGTGCGATCGCGTCTACGCGATGAACCAGGGCCGCATCACCGGTGAGCTACCCCGCGAAGCCGCCACTCAGGAAGAGGTAATGAGGTTGATGACCAACAGCCCGGCCACGGCCAAGGCGGTGGAGAAATGA
- a CDS encoding GNAT family N-acetyltransferase: MPVRVATTMDAAAIQRVRVDSWRAGYAGVVPAPVLASMSTEVPEHLTRRLAEPPPSCALYVDELDGDIRGFVNCGPYRHDQDATRRDPSQGGEIYAIYVAPTHWGGGAGQALMTQALTHLEHENLNPVRLWVLADNPRARRFYERGGFTLDGAASPYIFDDGTTLTEVRYRRDQPLSNHWELVQDSCKVQEP, encoded by the coding sequence GTGCCGGTACGCGTCGCCACCACGATGGACGCCGCCGCGATCCAGCGAGTACGAGTCGACAGCTGGCGGGCCGGATACGCCGGAGTCGTCCCCGCCCCCGTCCTGGCATCGATGTCCACCGAAGTCCCCGAACACCTGACCCGACGCCTGGCCGAACCACCCCCCTCCTGCGCCCTCTACGTGGACGAACTGGACGGCGACATCCGGGGCTTCGTCAACTGCGGCCCCTACCGACACGACCAGGACGCCACCCGACGCGACCCCAGCCAGGGCGGCGAGATCTACGCGATCTACGTCGCCCCCACCCACTGGGGCGGCGGGGCCGGACAGGCCCTGATGACCCAAGCCCTCACCCACCTGGAACACGAAAACCTGAACCCGGTCCGCCTGTGGGTACTCGCCGACAACCCACGCGCCCGCCGCTTCTACGAACGCGGCGGCTTCACACTCGACGGCGCCGCATCGCCCTACATCTTCGACGACGGCACCACACTCACCGAAGTCCGCTACCGCCGCGACCAGCCATTATCGAACCACTGGGAACTCGTGCAGGATTCGTGCAAGGTTCAGGAGCCTTGA
- a CDS encoding L-ribulose-5-phosphate 4-epimerase, which produces MTARLPEAVTALREQLVGLHTELVRWGLVAWTAGNVSARVPGADLLVIKPSGVSYDDLSAEAIVVCDLNGDLVDGELTPSSDTAAHAYVYRHMDDVGGVVHTHSTYASAWAARGEPVPCVLTAMADEFGGEIPVGPFALIGDDSIGKGIVSTLAGHRSPAVLMRNHGVFTVGPDPKAAVKAAVMCEDVARTTHLARSLGEPVPIDQSDIDRLHQRYQNVYGQ; this is translated from the coding sequence GTGACCGCGAGACTCCCCGAAGCCGTGACCGCGCTGCGCGAACAGCTCGTCGGGCTCCACACCGAACTCGTCCGCTGGGGCCTGGTGGCCTGGACCGCGGGCAACGTCTCCGCCCGGGTGCCCGGCGCCGACCTGCTGGTGATCAAACCCAGCGGCGTGTCCTACGACGACCTGTCCGCCGAGGCGATCGTGGTGTGCGATCTCAACGGCGACCTGGTCGACGGCGAACTGACACCGTCCAGCGACACCGCCGCACACGCCTATGTGTACCGACACATGGACGACGTCGGCGGCGTGGTGCACACCCACTCCACCTACGCCTCCGCGTGGGCGGCGCGCGGCGAGCCGGTGCCGTGCGTCCTGACCGCCATGGCCGACGAGTTCGGCGGCGAGATCCCGGTGGGGCCGTTCGCGTTGATCGGCGACGACTCGATCGGCAAGGGCATCGTGTCCACCCTGGCCGGACACCGCTCCCCGGCGGTCCTGATGCGCAACCACGGCGTCTTCACCGTCGGACCCGACCCCAAGGCCGCCGTCAAGGCGGCCGTCATGTGCGAGGACGTCGCCCGCACCACCCACCTGGCGCGGTCGCTGGGCGAGCCCGTCCCCATCGACCAGTCCGACATCGACCGGCTGCACCAGCGCTACCAGAACGTCTACGGCCAGTAA
- a CDS encoding maleylpyruvate isomerase N-terminal domain-containing protein codes for MDLFSRSWTALRAAVADLADDDFTKPSGCTGWLVRDLVCHLIIDAQDVLITLATPTQAEPTRDAVTYWTVADTPPTGDDPLAALTVRLAAAYQDPALLKFHLDDVGSAAGRAARLADPHQTVSTQDQALTVADYLSAYVLEWTLHHLDLTAHLPNADQPPAETLTRTREMIDTIAGTPFPASWSDTDVLRIGTGRREPTATEAAELGPLAAKLPLVLG; via the coding sequence GTGGATCTCTTCTCACGATCGTGGACAGCGCTACGCGCCGCCGTGGCCGACCTCGCCGACGACGACTTCACCAAGCCCTCGGGCTGCACCGGCTGGCTCGTGCGAGACCTGGTGTGCCACCTGATCATCGACGCACAAGACGTCCTGATCACCCTCGCCACCCCCACCCAGGCCGAACCCACCCGCGACGCGGTCACCTACTGGACGGTCGCCGACACCCCACCCACCGGCGACGACCCGCTCGCCGCCCTCACCGTGCGACTGGCCGCCGCCTACCAAGACCCCGCGCTGCTGAAGTTCCACCTCGACGACGTCGGCTCCGCCGCCGGACGCGCGGCCCGCCTCGCCGACCCCCACCAGACGGTCAGCACCCAGGACCAGGCACTCACCGTCGCCGACTACCTCTCGGCCTACGTCCTGGAATGGACCCTGCACCATCTGGACCTGACTGCACACCTGCCCAACGCGGACCAACCACCCGCCGAAACCCTCACCCGAACCCGCGAAATGATCGACACGATCGCCGGAACGCCGTTCCCCGCCTCATGGTCCGACACGGACGTCCTCCGGATCGGCACCGGCCGACGCGAACCCACCGCCACCGAAGCCGCCGAACTGGGACCCCTGGCCGCCAAACTCCCCCTCGTCCTGGGTTGA